The Glycine soja cultivar W05 chromosome 6, ASM419377v2, whole genome shotgun sequence genome has a window encoding:
- the LOC114416018 gene encoding protein MAINTENANCE OF MERISTEMS-like, translating to MARSLGRGDGDDSDVPTDSPANSPTILEAEAAVAGDKPMVDADAQDIGPETNTQNIGAQDAANEPEGFPGGPRNPSVLTEYADHVAASVWSGQERPELKLSSHGRKVHNLGRPIPAIEDMVAGTGLSPLIACSIDTGDRGLISSFFERWHRETSSFHLPVGEVSITLDDVASLLHLPIVGAFHDFQPLRTDEAVLLLVELLMVSTEVAMAEIGQCGGPYSLRDLTLAGRYAWGAAGRIHMYDQLNDASLSTTRQLSSYITLLQCWIYEHFPSVAECNADPDYD from the exons ATGGCTAGAAGTCTGGGGAGAGGGGATGGTGATGATTCTGACG TACCCACGGACTCGCCTGCGAACTCGCCTACGATACTAGAGGCAGAGGCTGCTGTAGCTGGGGATAAGCCCATGGTAGATGCAGATGCACAAGACATCGGTCCAGAGACAAACACACAGAATATTGGTGCACAAGATGCTGCAAATGAGCCTGAGGGATTTCCTGGTGGACCCAGGAACCCATCAGTGCTTACAGAGTATGCTGACCATGTTGCGGCCAGTGTATGGTCTGGACag GAACGTCCTGAGTTGAAGTTATCCTCCCATGGGAGGAAGGTGCATAACTTGGGCAGGCCTATTCCTGCAATTGAGGACATGGTTGCTGGGACAGGATTAAGTCCTTTGATCGCGTGTTCAATAGACACCGGCGATCGAGGACTTATATCCTCCTTTTTTGAGAGGTGGCACCGGGAGACTTCTAGTTTTCATCTTCCTGTGGGAGAGGTTTCGATCACGTTGGACGACGTCGCGTCTCTTCTCCATCTGCCTATCGTTGGCGCATTCCATGACTTCCAACCTCTACGCACCGACGAGGCGGTGCTGCTGTTGGTTGAGTTACTGATGGTCTCAACAGAGGTGGCCATGGCCGAGATAGGCCAATGTGGTGGACCATAC TCCCTGCGTGATCTCACTCTTGCTGGGCGgtatgcatggggagctgctGGCCGCATCCATATGTACGATCAGCTTAATGATGCCAGTCTCAGCACCACTCGACAGCTTTCTAGTTACATCACCTTGTTGCAA TGTTGGATATATGAGCACTTTCCGTCAGTTGCGGAGTGCAATGCTGATCCAGACTATGACTAG